Proteins co-encoded in one Methylobacterium sp. WL1 genomic window:
- a CDS encoding GlxA family transcriptional regulator → MAATRRIGLVLCPDFDFMGLAVTSPFEMANWYAGEKLYDVRLHSELGGRLRAGLGADVATEPLAEPDAFDTILVAAGVGIPTTAPGLAAYIRAAAQGTRRLAGLCLGAFTLADAGILDGRRATTHWYFAPHFRARYPACKLDVDKIYIADDNIWTSAGMSAAIDLAVGMVERDHGRDLATSVARGLVMERRRSGGQAQRSALLDVDPPTDRIQRVLDYARRNPGKPLTAEDLAAVACLSPRQLTRLFRAETGTSPAKAVETIRVDAAKLMLEESRLPLEAIAQAVGFANRERMRRSFLRVYGEVPRRIRQAAGPLAVM, encoded by the coding sequence ATGGCAGCGACGCGTCGCATCGGCCTCGTCCTCTGTCCCGATTTCGACTTCATGGGTCTGGCCGTCACCTCGCCGTTCGAGATGGCGAATTGGTATGCGGGCGAGAAGCTCTACGACGTCCGCCTGCATTCCGAGTTGGGCGGCCGGCTCCGGGCCGGACTGGGCGCCGACGTCGCCACCGAGCCGCTGGCCGAGCCGGACGCCTTCGACACGATCCTGGTCGCGGCCGGCGTCGGCATCCCGACGACTGCGCCGGGGCTCGCCGCCTATATCCGCGCCGCCGCGCAGGGGACACGCAGGCTCGCCGGCCTGTGCCTGGGGGCCTTCACCCTGGCCGATGCAGGGATACTCGACGGGCGGCGCGCGACCACGCACTGGTATTTCGCGCCCCATTTCCGCGCGCGCTACCCCGCCTGCAAGCTCGACGTCGACAAGATCTACATCGCCGACGACAACATCTGGACCTCGGCCGGCATGTCGGCGGCCATCGACCTCGCGGTCGGCATGGTCGAGCGCGACCACGGCCGGGACCTCGCCACCTCGGTCGCCCGGGGGCTGGTGATGGAGCGGCGCCGGTCCGGCGGCCAGGCGCAGCGCTCGGCCCTGCTCGATGTCGATCCCCCCACCGATCGGATCCAGAGGGTGCTGGACTACGCCCGGCGCAACCCGGGCAAGCCGCTGACGGCCGAGGACCTGGCGGCGGTGGCTTGCCTGAGCCCGCGCCAGCTGACGCGCCTGTTCCGCGCCGAGACCGGGACCTCCCCGGCCAAGGCCGTCGAGACGATCCGGGTCGATGCGGCCAAGCTGATGCTGGAGGAGAGCCGGCTGCCGCTGGAGGCCATCGCCCAGGCGGTCGGGTTCGCCAACCGGGAGCGGATGCGCCGGTCGTTCCTCCGGGTCTACGGCGAGGTCCCCCGGCGAATCCGCCAGGCTGCCGGGCCGCTCGCCGTGATGTGA
- a CDS encoding (2Fe-2S)-binding protein, which yields MVNLSINGRQHAVDAEPDTPLLFVLRDTLGLTGTKYGCGIGQCGACTVLLDGQATRSCQIPIESVGTQPVATIEAVEQDAVGQKVVAAWVALQVPQCGYCQSGQVMAATALLKQTPRPTDADIADAMTNLCRCGTYNAIAAAVRQASA from the coding sequence ATGGTGAACCTGTCGATCAATGGTCGCCAGCATGCAGTCGATGCCGAGCCCGACACGCCATTACTGTTCGTCCTGCGTGATACGCTGGGCCTGACCGGCACCAAGTACGGGTGCGGTATCGGCCAATGCGGCGCCTGCACGGTGCTGCTGGACGGCCAGGCGACGCGCTCCTGCCAGATCCCGATCGAGAGCGTCGGCACGCAGCCCGTCGCCACGATCGAGGCGGTGGAGCAGGACGCGGTCGGCCAAAAGGTCGTGGCGGCCTGGGTGGCGCTTCAGGTGCCCCAATGCGGCTATTGCCAGTCGGGTCAGGTCATGGCCGCGACCGCCCTGCTCAAGCAGACGCCGCGCCCCACCGACGCCGACATCGCCGACGCGATGACCAACCTGTGCCGCTGCGGAACCTACAACGCCATCGCCGCCGCCGTGCGGCAGGCCTCGGCCTGA